From one Streptomyces sp. NBC_01478 genomic stretch:
- a CDS encoding helix-turn-helix domain-containing protein produces MPISPSSSAQTARENVARQLRDLRRNAGLTVTELALRCNWHHAKTSRIENARTPPSPTDIRLWCRATDATDQAPDLIAASQHAESLYREWRQRVRSGLKKLQDSYVELYRSTELLRVYSPVLIPGLLQTEGYAKALLSLNARFLDVPNDGAEAAAARVQRSQVIHEPGHRFVFVIEEAVLYYQLGDADAMAAQLGYLLTAGALPPVSFGIIPTSTRERALWPQETFDVHDDTLVSVELLSAEVNVTQPSEIALYVKAFEQLRSMAVYGADARALIVKAIETLR; encoded by the coding sequence ATGCCCATCTCCCCGTCATCCTCGGCCCAGACCGCGCGTGAAAACGTGGCGCGGCAGCTGCGCGACCTGAGGAGAAACGCCGGCCTGACGGTCACTGAGCTGGCCTTGCGTTGTAACTGGCACCACGCCAAGACGTCCCGAATCGAGAACGCTCGCACACCGCCCTCACCCACGGACATCCGGCTCTGGTGCCGGGCCACCGATGCCACAGATCAGGCACCAGACCTGATCGCCGCCTCCCAGCACGCGGAATCCCTGTACCGCGAGTGGCGCCAGCGCGTCCGCTCCGGTCTCAAAAAGCTGCAGGACAGCTACGTCGAGCTGTACCGGTCTACCGAACTGCTGCGCGTCTACTCCCCGGTACTCATCCCCGGACTGCTCCAGACCGAGGGATACGCGAAGGCCCTACTGAGCCTCAACGCCCGCTTCCTCGACGTCCCCAACGACGGAGCGGAAGCCGCCGCTGCGCGCGTGCAGCGCTCCCAGGTCATTCACGAGCCGGGGCACCGGTTCGTGTTCGTCATCGAGGAGGCGGTGCTCTACTACCAGCTTGGCGACGCGGACGCGATGGCTGCCCAGCTGGGCTACCTACTCACCGCCGGCGCGCTCCCGCCAGTGTCGTTCGGCATCATCCCGACGTCGACGCGCGAGCGCGCCCTGTGGCCGCAAGAGACGTTCGACGTGCACGACGACACGCTCGTGTCCGTTGAGCTGCTCTCTGCCGAGGTGAACGTCACCCAGCCATCCGAGATCGCCCTGTACGTGAAAGCGTTCGAGCAGTTGCGCAGCATGGCCGTGTACGGCGCGGACGCTCGCGCTCTGATCGTGAAGGCCATCGAAACATTGCGCTGA
- a CDS encoding DUF6879 family protein — MPQNVPSFDDLFEAAQRSAVHLEMRDQYAVGDEVDDYNTWLRTGQRDADPDSEYWAPWVDMISRAVTRGVVVRRARIVSEPVTDYIRYEHAATAVNVAAGEQVRWLPRPRAADLMLPGADLWIFDGTQVLFNHFTGNGEWADPDMELRTEPGIVKQCANAFEAVWARAIPHDQYKIH, encoded by the coding sequence ATGCCGCAGAACGTGCCCAGCTTTGACGACCTCTTCGAAGCTGCGCAGCGCTCCGCCGTGCACCTCGAAATGCGCGACCAGTACGCCGTCGGCGACGAGGTCGACGACTACAACACCTGGCTGCGCACCGGCCAACGGGACGCAGATCCCGACTCGGAGTACTGGGCGCCCTGGGTCGACATGATCTCCCGAGCAGTCACCCGAGGCGTCGTCGTGCGCCGCGCTCGCATCGTGTCCGAGCCGGTCACCGACTACATCCGATACGAGCACGCCGCAACCGCAGTCAACGTAGCGGCGGGTGAGCAAGTGCGGTGGCTACCTCGCCCGCGGGCTGCCGATCTAATGCTGCCGGGTGCAGACCTGTGGATCTTCGACGGGACGCAAGTCCTGTTCAACCACTTCACCGGCAACGGCGAATGGGCCGACCCAGACATGGAACTGCGGACGGAGCCGGGCATCGTCAAGCAATGCGCCAACGCGTTCGAGGCCGTTTGGGCACGCGCCATCCCACACGACCAGTACAAGATCCACTGA
- a CDS encoding DUF6415 family natural product biosynthesis protein: protein MANRTTAASEGTERRQADRPDVIVMRETVQILLDPDAVALPPTAGELETLTRMIRGHLELLIPEVEQSVRRLRKDSIPRYCALACVGEARGKLRAEPIRRFGVEVGYARRLARTLNALCDHYENLGARS, encoded by the coding sequence ATGGCGAACCGCACCACCGCAGCATCCGAAGGTACTGAGCGCCGGCAAGCCGATCGCCCTGACGTCATCGTCATGCGCGAGACCGTGCAGATTCTGCTGGACCCCGACGCCGTGGCGCTGCCTCCAACGGCTGGTGAGCTGGAGACGCTGACGCGGATGATTCGGGGTCACCTGGAGCTGCTTATCCCCGAGGTCGAGCAGTCCGTCAGGCGGTTGAGGAAGGACAGCATCCCCCGGTACTGCGCGCTTGCCTGTGTCGGTGAGGCGCGGGGAAAGCTCCGTGCCGAGCCGATCCGCAGATTCGGCGTAGAAGTCGGCTATGCCCGACGCCTGGCACGCACTTTGAACGCTTTGTGTGACCACTATGAGAACCTCGGTGCGCGCTCGTGA